The region GGAGCGCACGAGACGGGGGAACAACAGAGCGTgtggggggagggggcggTGCTGGCGACGCGTGCGGAGGGAGCAGGGGTGCGCCGGCGACGCGTGCGAGGCGTGGgggtggcgccggcgacgggcaCGGAGGGAGGGGCTGACGCCGGTGACAGGCGCAAAGGGAGGGGGTGGCGACGCATGCACTCTCATCTCCTTATCGGTATCACTTTCCGCCCGTCTAAGGAGCGTAATCAGATTTGTATTGGGCCGGAATTCGTTTGCGGGCTATCCGATTATGGTCCATCTGAAACAAACGAGTGTAACATGATCTATTGACGGTGGAAACTGATACGGGCCAAAAACAACCCAATCAAATAGCTCCTAGAGTTCCTAGCATGTGActgacaaaaaataattgatttgTTACATCAATTTGCCACATGACCGACGGTAAAGAGTTCAAAATGTTCAGCAAATGCCATTAAGCATATTGCATATTGTGTACACACAACATTAGCAAGTACTCCACGGCGAGGCCGCACGGCGTGGTGGTGCCCTACCCTTGGTAAATAAGGGTACGTGAagcgaatttttttattttttaaacctttttaagaaataattttattactaaaccttcagaaaaaatattttcactgtatgaaccttttggccatgccaccaacattggcgtggcaaAACAGCTTGCCAAACCATTATCGGTGGCGTGGCAGCATTATCTTGCCACACCACTGACATTGGCGTCGTGGCAAGACTGCCACGCCGATCAGGCTGCGTGGCAGcactggcgtggccaaaaagttcagttttgaaaaaattttgcccggtgatttagtaataaaattatttcttaaaaaggtttaaaaaatgaaaaaatttcaCGTGAAGCCCACCAGCATTTACTACGTTCTCATTCTAATCCATTTTATTTGTAGGAAATAACTTAGTTTGTTCACTCTAACCTCATTTTCTTGAAGAATTGACAAAATCTCTTATCCTAtgggatagagggagtagttgCTAGTTGGGTGTTGGGCTGGGAAACTAATAAAATGGTCAGCTGGGCCTTTGTGCATTTGGAAATGATAGAGAAATGGGCTGCaaacatgaaagaaaaatcaagaacctgaaatttgaatttgaattcaagTGTGAATTTGGGAGCTTGATTTCGGTTGAGAATTGCTTGATCTGAGACCACATTAGAGTTTCTCACTTTTATATTGAAAACTATACCTCTGAATTTTTTACATGACTCGTTTTATCGGCTTCCTCCGTCAAGATCAAGTCTTAAACTACTCCAAATACCTTTTGCCCAACGCAACACACGAGCTATCAAGTATATAGTATACTCCGTCCGTCCTAAATTTtcgacaccgttgacttttttttatatatttgaccattcgttttattcaattttttaaaaaatatgtaaagctatatatatatatatatatgcataaaattatatttaataataaataaaatgatataaaaataattaataattatgtaaattttttaaataagatgaatgatcaaacgtgcataaaaaagttaatagcgTATAATTTTGAGTGGCAGGTGATTACTCTAAAGAACCAAGTTGTTAATCCTAATGAAAACCATATTATTGAGAGGCATATTCTCCATGGATACCCTCACCATGCATGCTTATAATTAATCAACACAAACACAAGTTCTCAAAGTCCATAGATCTAAGCTCGATCATTTAACCGTAGTGTTCACATAAACTAGTTAGAGTGACAAACATATATCAGGAGTTGATCGATCATGGCGAGGCCGCACGCCGTGGTGGTGCCCTACCCGGGCTCCGGCAACATCAACCCGGCGCTGCAGCTCGCCAAGCTGCTGCACGGCCACGGCGTGTACGTCACCTTCGTCAGCACCGAGCACAACCaccgccgcgcggcggcggcgcagggcgccgccgccgtgcgcggcCGCGACGGGTTCCGCTTCGAGACCATCCCGGACGGCCTGCAGGAGGCCGaccgcgacgccgccgacgactACGACCTCGGCCTGTCCGTGGCCACCAGCCGCCGGTGCGCGGCGCCGCTCAGGGAGCTCGTGGTGCGGCTCAACAACGCCGCGGACGGCGCAAgcgggccgccgccggtgacgtGCATGGTGTTCACGGCGCTGATGAGCTTCGCGCTGGAGGTGGCGCGGGAGATGGGGCTGCCGACCATGGTGCTCTGGGGCTgcagcgcgccgtcgctgatGACGCACATGAGGATCCGGGAGCTCCGGGAGAGAGGCTACGTCCCACTCAAAGGTATTGTTTCCGTTCTACTACCTCCGGGAGAGAGGCTACTTTCTAACGTTTtagatatcaatgaatctacatatatatttatacattggttaatagataaatctaaacatagctaaaacgtcttacattatgaaacggaggaagtatattataagattttatttatttatctgtgctaattaatttacacagatataaaaatatatataaatatatagataaatctaaacagatttagaaagtcttatattccatagagttttttttaccatacttgaaaaagtatcttaagataccacactttttaatataaaaagtctggtatcttaagatacattatatcttaagataccaaaaatttgtatttacaTAGAGCTACCTTTTATGGATAGTAAAAATGCACTACTCTGTAATATGGAACAGATCCAGTAATAAATAGCATAAGTGATAGTAGCCATGCATTGATGATTGATCCACCTAGTGATGGGGTTTCATGCCTCATACATAGCCAGGATTTTAACACCTAAATTTGCTAGTACTAATTTTGATTTGTACTAAGTTTAAGCTAAATTTGAAATACATTGGTGCTTCCTTTCCCGTAGAACCGTGCATTAATTAGTGAATTGCTGTCCAATCATAAGTATATGACCGGTCTGCCGGCAGGTAGAATCCAGATCCAAattcaatttgttttgtgtgtgtgttttatttCGTGTAGACCGAAATTTTCTGAGTCCTAACACTTTCTTAAGCATGATTGAATGGAAAAAAGGCCATGTAGATGCTAAATTATGagcttgatttgtttttctcatttttaagTATTGTCACTATACATACAAATTATACTGTCCagtatttgaaataatttatccCATTTCCATGTAGTTATAATTTTGTACGAGTATATTTAATTAGTCTTggtttttggtttttcattATGCATGTTTGATTGTGTTTCCCCTAGTCTCCAAACTAAGGCAACACTGTCAAGGtaggaattttaaaatatattctgaATATTCTAGTGAAAGTTTGAATGTTTTTAACTGATGTGTTCTTATATCTTCAAAGGTAATAAATCTGAATTAATTTTACAAGCACTGTGACCAATGCACTGCCACGTgatgataaaatagactgaatctGAGACTTGAATCTGGCATCTTAGCTTCTTGAGATTGCAGACAATATAATGCCAGTTgctctatttatttatttatttatttataacacTTACATTGGTGCTCTACTGCTCTATATTGGTCTCACTACATTGTACATCATTTGTAAATTAACCGTCCTTACCTAAGGGAATAACTACAACATTCTCATGTATAGATTGAAAGgccaaaaatattaatgtgaCCCCCGTGCATTTGTTTAATCTACCTTGGCAACTTGCAATGGAAACTAAAGTTTCATTCTcaaacaacataaaaaaaaaaaagagcactGATAGCACATAGAGTTATTATTTCACAAACATTGAAATAGAGAACTGAGCGTAGCTCGGGTGGTTAGTTGCACGGGCACGCGAGTAACCCGCGCAGTTCGATCTCTGGGATCGCAACTCGCGTGTTTTATCCGGGAATTTTCTCCTCACACGTGTACGCACCCCAAAATCCAAAGCGTGTGGTAGGGACGCGCACGAGTATGAATACGTATATTATGATGTGTGTTCGTGTACGTCCCGAGTTGTacccttaaaaaaacaaacattgaAATATGCATCTTAAACCCACTATCAATCGTTCTTGTGAGATCTTTTCCCGTATTAATTTTCTAGCGAAGTCACTGTACTAAGTGAATGGGCTGACACCAAGGCCTAGAATATTCATGCATCTTCTATTTTGCAGCGATAAATTtaatgattttatattttctttcgtTGTCAAGTTGTTTATGTTAACACtcgtgtatatgacatgtgtgaTTCTCTATCATAgagataaatttgatgatCGATACTTTcttgttaatttgtttatatggACACTCGTGGGTTCGACGAGTCAATAATAATCGGTCATGGtattaaataatcaaacatggaTTATAagattctcaaaaaaattaaatctattttGCAGACGAGAGCATGCTCACCAATGGCCACCTCGCCGAGACGATCATCGACTGGATCCCCGGCATGCCGCCGATCAGCCTCGGCGACATCTCCAGCTTCGTCCGCACCACCGACCCCGACGACTTCGGCCTCCGATTCAACGAGACGGAGGCCCACAACTGCGCCAAGGCCGGCGCCCTCGTCCTCAACACCTTCGACGACCTCGACGCTGATGTCCTCGACGCCCTCCGCGCCGAGTTCCCGCGCATCTTCACCGTTGGCCCTTTGGGCACCCtgctcgacgccggcgccggcgacggcgacggcggcgccggggcacTGAGCCTGTGGAAGCGCGACACCGAGTGCCTCGCGTGGCTGGGCGCGCGGGAGCCTGGCTCCGTCGTGTACGTCAACTTCGGTAGCCTCACGGTGCTGACGCCGGAGCAGCTCGTCGAGTTCGCGTGGGGCCTCGCGGCGACCGGCCGCCCGTTCCTCTGGGTCATCCGGGAGAACCTCGTccgtggcggtggtggcggtgcggcgccggcggcggccatgatGCTGCCGGAGGAGTTCTTCGCGGCCAcggaggggcggcggtgcCTGGCGTCGTGGTGCCCGCAGGAGCAGGTGCTGCGCCACCGCGCCGTGGGCTGCTTCGTGACGCACAGCGGGTGGAACTCGACGTGCGagagcgtcgccgccggcgtgccgaTGGTGTGCTGGCCGGTGTTCGCGGACCAGTACACCAACTGCAAGTACGCCTGCGAGGTGTGGGGCGTCGGCGCGCGGCTCGACGAGGAGGTGAGGCGGGAGCAGGTCGCCGGCCACGTCGAGCGGGTCATGGAGTCGGAGGGGATGCGGCGTGCCGCGGCGAGGTGGAAGGCGAAGGCGGAGGAAGCAGCGCGCCATGGCGGGTCGTCGCACGACAACCTGCAGAGAATGGTGAAAGCGATCAAGTCTTTCGTCTCTGAAGCTTAAAGCATCAGGAACATATGTTGTCAGTTCAGAACTGAGTAGTAACTGTGtgttaatagaaaaaaaggttTGCTTCcatccaacaaaaataacaaaaagtacaTCGAGGTAACAGTATTTCATagtaccaaattgtttctagtcgttagatctaacagtgcacatcctactcagctagatccaatggtgagaaacgatttggtacctcgagttgaccggagcaaatctcaaaaaaaaaatctactctcattgttttcttttactacgttgacttttagatctatgtttgattattcgtccttttaaaaaattttataaaaatataagtcaggTTTACCATGCTTTTACTATGGAATTAACACAAAACAATTAATACTTatgcaattatttttgaataagacaaacggtcaaatatagactcaaaagttaatggtatcaaataaaaaataaaaacaaaagtagAGAGAACTTTCATCGCTTCAATTTGCTAccttgttccaaaatatataaggaatttttttatactagttATCCAACaattaattgtattttaaatttcttccaACCTTATATCCACCGTGCTCTCCCCCTAACCCATTTCATCGGAAAGGGGTATCTTAGTATGTTCTCTCTAACCTTATcatctccaaaaaaaatgacataatcatttatcttatggGACAGAAGGAGCGGTTGCTAGCTAGGTCTTGGGCCGGGAAACTAATAAAATGGTCAGCTGGCCTTTGTGCAATTGGAAATGGTGGAGAAATGGGCTGCAAACATGAAAGAAAATCAATAATCTGAAATTTGAGTTTGAGTTGAAGCGTGAATAATTTGAGAGCATGGCTTCGTTTGAGAATTTCTCCGAGACAATAATCTGAGGTCACACGTATGTTCTTCACTTTTATATATTGAGACTATAGCTCTGAAGTTTTATTACCTGGTTAACCGAGCAGGCCATATAGCTACATGTACAACGCTTTGGCTCATTGTCGTCCTTCGTTTTAATTACTCTCTCTACTCTCCTCCCTCATCTACATAGCTACAAATCTGATATGTCCAATGTTTATAAACCGTATATAAGGCCGATTCTCGAGCTTCGCGCAGGTACGAGATCGATATATACCGTGGGCTAGctgttggttgattttttcGGTGAGAAACGTATAACAGAAAATTGAGAGACCGGtatagaaatttgaaatcaGCCGTAACATTATTTACCGTGTCCTTCTCTAACaataaaaggaaacaaattAGAGATAAGAAGGAGTTTATTTTGGTGATCCctaactaaatttaaaatacaccCCCGAGCCAATAGGAACCGAGGAGGAGAGCATGTCCAAGTTTTATGTCCTCAGACTAAAGCCCTAATTGCCCGATCTATTGGTCACTGCCGAGGACTGTGAAGTGATATCTTAGAAGGAACGAACAGAAGACAATCTGTTTTTAATGGCTTCTTAACCATATCAGTATAATCGATCTAATTTCGCATTAGCAGAGGGGATAAATGTTAGGCTGAGGTTAGAATTTGAGTTGGACTAGATAACCCAACACTGGTGGTCGAGCTCGGCGCGGTACGGTGCAACAGTGTTTCTCAGGCGACAGAGGTGATCGATCTCCCTCGCCTCTGATGGTGGCCGGACCACACCTTTTGATTATAGATTTATttcttataaataaatctattttctaatttataaatagctAATATTCACtctctattttaataaatgacaCTGCTACTGAATTCTTTTTATACGTTTGacatttatacttatattattgttattgaatttattactaaatatgatttaattataacttaatgatcaaacgtgtatcTTACTTTATACTTAGTTAATCGTGCACCAATAATCCATCTGGTTTCACGTGCCGCAAATATAAAACTAATGAAGCATGGATAACTCTCTACAATATAGAACAGTGATGCAGAAGAAGCAGAATCCATTGTCGTCTAGTCCGGTTAGGATACCTGGCTTTCACCCAGGCGACCCGGGTTCAAATCCCGGCAATGgaataatcatttttatttctcatttggtttgtttttaaCCTTTATGTCTTGGCAACTTCAGTACACAAAGCTTAACCAATTGATTATTGAAGTTGAATAAAACTAACGaagcaacaaaatatattttaaataaaaatgtatacTTCTATTTCAAAAATTACTTTCTTCGtttcaaacaaataaacaaataaatatatttagtatttgaatcTTACCCCTAAATATAGTGACcctatcttttagcttttgcttatactaaTAAgccaatttttgaatttaatcttaaattagaAGTAGAGTTTGGTGTTTTTTtgtcgtagtttattttttagccttagcttttatatcgctaaagaatacatatatcaaacttatatttacataatatattttacctaAATAAGCCAAATAATCACTCCATTCTTGACACTGTTTACGAATACTATTCACCACTTCAATTActtcttatttttaattatttacacaTTATGATTACCTACCCTCTTATCCTATCCATTCTTCACTTATTAAAGGATCCTTTTGATTCTAACACTAATGACTTATAAATAATCCTATTATAAAACGCATGTAATAGGCTTAATGACTTCTAAATAATTCTATTTTAGAACACATGTAATAGGCTATAGCCTCAAACCAAATGACAAATTCAACTAAACGGTCATGTGCACTAATATAAGCTAAAACCAGCCTTAAAGCGGTTCGAGGGAGTTCTATATCCGGTATTGCAAACTAAATGTGGAAAATGTTTGGTTTTAGGGTTCAGGGGATAATTTGTATTCAATTACATATCATtagtgtaatttatttttcctattttttcaaACGTGTATTTCATTTATACAaggaaatttaattaattgtagaTAAGCATGTGGTGTATTGTTTGAGAGCCATCCCATCTTTAGTAACAATTAGCACAACATTTAATGCTAGGCTAGCTCTCGTCTTGTTTTCTCGTAATGgattgttaaatatagatatgactaaatttaatatCCTGGTAACCAGGCACACTGCATTTGTGATAGGTTGAATGCACACACAATCACACTTATATGCAATAACCAATTAATTCTCTTAAAGGATAGCCTCAATGATTTAAATTGGTAAAATACAACGATATAACTAGGTATGAATGCATAAAAATAGTACCAACTTCTCAAGTTCACGGTAACaacaaaagagagaagaacatACATTCACTAATGTCATAAGAGCATTCATGGTACGAAGGAGTCCTATCAAGAATCCTTATGATTCAACTAGGATAGGATGAAGCCACTCATACAATGAGAATATCTCCCACAATACTAATGCCTGTAGCTACtgctattattttatatatcgaaccttaattttttgcattttaattcgtatatttatttctatttataaatcagAAACTATTATTAAACTACCACTCTTCTCTTTCTATCAATATCCCTTTCTTGAGCTCCTCCTACCAACGCTCTGCCTCCCCCTTCCATGTCTGGTGGTTAATATGGGCAACCAGAACCTTAGTACAGTGATAACGGAGTTAGTACTATTACAGGATTGAGACAGAGCTACTATTGCAGATCTACTCGATGAGGTAAATACGACCCTTCTTTCTCTCCTATCTCCGGTTGTGGACGACGATGATTTACTCTTCGGTTGCCACCATCGGCGTGCTCTATCCCCCTCCAATCCCAATCACAGACAACAGTGGGACCCATGCTAGGGCACGAGGAGGCAGAGCCATGACCTCTACAACGCGCATCCTTGACGTGCCCCTGCGCCACCGTCTACCAAGACGTAGTGAGCAACCTAGTAAGGTTACTCATCCCGTCCTTTCTCTCCTTCGTGATGACTGGCGACGAGCGTGATGGAGTGAAACCACTCACCATTTTATGTGAGTTGCCCAACAAAaaaatccttttcttttccttttgcagCGTTCTCTCACGTGAGTTCCGTGTACCACCACCAGCCGCTAACCGAAAGCCTAAACAATCGGACGGCTGTGAACCTGCCACGCGGGCAACGAGGAGACATCGGACGGTCACGAAATGGGCCACCGCCCACCAGTGACGTCAGAGGATTTCCAGCTCTGCCCTGTTCATACGTCGTCTTCTCCGAGCAAAAAGAATTGGGAAAAATCCGTTCTCAACTCAAGGGGGAATTTTGATCGCCTAGGTGTCCTTCTTCCCCCACCGATTTGGTCTTGGTCGACGCGTCCGGTCGATCTGACAACGGGGAAGGGAGGCGGCGCATCGGAAAGCAGGTGGATTTGGGGAGAAACCTGCCAAATTCAGCTTATCCTCGCCCTTGGGTTGATTCTAGCTGGAATTCTGCTATAAAGATCGCTCCTTTTTGTGCCCGCCATCTGTGTTCGTCTCTTTCTCTTATCTGCTCCCGATCTGCAGAGCCGGAGGCAAGGCCGGGCCTCCTCCCCACCGGCGCCTCCGTTTCGGCTCGAATCCAATCGACGGTATGCGTTCTTATCTCTTagtcctctcctcctccgcagcGGCGTGGATTGGAGAGCTGTGTGGGGTTGGATTCATTTGTTCCCCTTTGGATTAACCCATCCACTTTGCACATGTTTTCTTGATGTGAAAAAAGcatctgtttttttgtttttctctcttcttgtaGGGAAGGATGGATTACGGAAGGAAGCCTCCTAGCTTGCTGGAGCTATGCATCCGTACTACCATGGATAATCTGAGGTATGTCGATAACGTCGACGGTGTGGAGATGAATCTGCTCGAGAGAATCCTGCCCCACTGCAAGCTGGAGGACCTGACCCGCATCGAGAGCAACACCAAggtgattttgataataatTGCTTTCGTCGGAGCGATCTTTCAGGTTATCTTGTAGTAGATTGGGATGATGTTGTGACCTTTGTTGTTTGTTTGGGCAGATGGATCTTAGCCCGATTACTAATAAGCTGTGGAAGCTATTTTATAGACGACAATTTGGTGAGGACTGTGTGAACGGTGTCATCAAGAGAATGAAAACGAGTGGAGCGCGTTACACGTGGAAGGAACTCTTCGAAGTATAATAGTGCCTTATTCATCATTCTTCTTTATTTTCGTTGGTTGTGATGATCTGCAAAATTGTCAGCAATGTTTTTTAGGATAAAGAAGTATGTAGGGCCAAAATTGTAAACATATAATCCGCCGTGTACTTATGGTGGTGATTGATAGGATCATGCTGTAGCTGATACTAATGGCTACCTGCTAGAACATAGAAGCTactctctctctgtttcatattgtaagacattTTGGTTatacctagatttatctattaatcaatatatattgtatgtGTATATGTCTAGCTTCATTTacatttatatgaatctagcaaatactagaaagtcttatattgtaaaCGGAGGTAGTGCATATTTGTTTGATTGTCTATTTTTCTTTGGGATTGCTACACTTGGATGATACATGCTCGTTCTTCAATAATTTGCATCTGTTATTTGTGTAGGCCAAAACAGAAAAGCAGAAGGAGTTTGAAGATAAGATGGGTCAGAGGCTCGCTGAGAAGTATGAGTTAGCAAAAGCTGGTAAGCTGGTTACAATTATGTATGACTTTGCAAAAGTGTATCGGGCTGATTTTGGAACAACTATAGGATCTTTCGTAGCTTAGTGAATATATTGTTTGCAAATCATAAGCCCTATTATCAGAGACATGAGTTTGGATAGCCAAATTGGTGGGTACCTCCTGTTGAGCATGTCAACCATTGAGAATGTGAGCAGGACAAAATTGCGAGAAGTCACTTGAACTTGAAGCTATGTACTGCTTTTCGTGTTGGTGGAGTTACAAGTGGCATCTCCTTTCCTTCTAGGGCCT is a window of Oryza brachyantha chromosome 8, ObraRS2, whole genome shotgun sequence DNA encoding:
- the LOC107304817 gene encoding 7-deoxyloganetin glucosyltransferase-like, which gives rise to MARPHAVVVPYPGSGNINPALQLAKLLHGHGVYVTFVSTEHNHRRAAAAQGAAAVRGRDGFRFETIPDGLQEADRDAADDYDLGLSVATSRRCAAPLRELVVRLNNAADGASGPPPVTCMVFTALMSFALEVAREMGLPTMVLWGCSAPSLMTHMRIRELRERGYVPLKDESMLTNGHLAETIIDWIPGMPPISLGDISSFVRTTDPDDFGLRFNETEAHNCAKAGALVLNTFDDLDADVLDALRAEFPRIFTVGPLGTLLDAGAGDGDGGAGALSLWKRDTECLAWLGAREPGSVVYVNFGSLTVLTPEQLVEFAWGLAATGRPFLWVIRENLVRGGGGGAAPAAAMMLPEEFFAATEGRRCLASWCPQEQVLRHRAVGCFVTHSGWNSTCESVAAGVPMVCWPVFADQYTNCKYACEVWGVGARLDEEVRREQVAGHVERVMESEGMRRAAARWKAKAEEAARHGGSSHDNLQRMVKAIKSFVSEA